The Raphanus sativus cultivar WK10039 unplaced genomic scaffold, ASM80110v3 Scaffold0510, whole genome shotgun sequence genome window below encodes:
- the LOC108844013 gene encoding temperature-induced lipocalin-1 — MATEKKEMEVVKGLDLERYMGRWYEIASFPSRFQPKDGVDTRATYSLNPDGTVKVLNETWNGGKRGFIQGSAFKTDPKSDEAKFKVRFYLPPFLPIIPVTGDYWVLYIDPEYQHAVIGQPSRSYLWILSRTAHMEEETYKELVEKAVEQGYDVSKLHKTPQSDTPPESNAAPDDTKGIWWLKSIFGK, encoded by the exons atggcgacggagaagaaagagatggaagTGGTGAAAGGTCTAGACTTGGAGAGGTACATGGGCCGCTGGTACGAGATTGCTTCTTTCCCTTCCAGGTTTCAGCCCAAGGACGGTGTAGACACTCGCGCCACTTACAGCCTTAACCCTGACGGCACGGTTAAAGTCTTGAACGAGACGTGGAACGGAGGCAAGAGAGGTTTCATCCAAGGGTCAGCTTTCAAAACTGATCCTAAGAGCGATGAGGCAAAGTTCAAAGTCAGGTTCTACCTCCCTCCTTTCCTCCCTATCATCCCCGTTACCGGTGATTACTGGGTGCTGTATATAGATCCTGAGTACCAGCATGCGGTCATTGGGCAGCCTTCAAGGAGTTATCTCTGG ATCCTGAGCAGGACGGCGCATATGGAGGAAGAGACATACAAGGAGCTGGTGGAGAAGGCGGTGGAGCAAGGGTATGACGTCAGCAAGCTTCACAAGACACCTCAGAGTGACACACCACCCGAGTCCAACGCTGCTCCTGATGACACCAAGGGCATTTGGTGGCTCAAATCTATCTTTGGCAAATAG
- the LOC108847408 gene encoding phototropin-2 isoform X2 codes for MERPRAPPSPLTDLEPLSERRSLEVFNLSSKPQDGNGKGGSSSSKWMEFQDSAKIRERTAEWGLSAVKPAESGEEGISFKLSTEVERSKMSRRSSEESTSSETGAFPRVSQELKTALSTLQQTFVVSDATQPHCPIVYASSGFFTMTGYTSKEIVGRNCRFLQGPDTDQKEVAKIRDCVKNGKSYCGRLLNYKKDGTPFWNLLTITPIKDDQGNTIKFIGMQVEVSKYTEGVNDKALRPNGLSKSLIRYDARQKENALDSMTEVVQTIRHRKSQVRDSVSNDVMFKPDSATTTPGRQAIQSDEASKPATTPGRVSTPARSKSKSLSSNKKHEDVPSVEPEELMLSTEVIEPRESWDRLEREKDIRQGIDLATTLERIEKNFVISDPRLPDNPIIFASDSFLELTEYTREEILGRNCRFLQGPETDQATVQKIRDAIRDQREITVQLINYTKSGKKFWNLFHLQPMRDQKGELQYFIGVQLDGSDHVEPIRNRLSERTEMQSSKLVKATATNVDEAVRELPDANMTPEDLWAAHSKAVYPLPHKRESTSWKAIRKIQEGGETVGLHHFKPVKPLGSGDTGSVHLVELKGTGELYAMKAMEKTMMLNRNKAHRARIEREIISLLDHPFLPTLYASFQTSTHVCLITDFCPGGELFALLDRQPMKFLSEESARYPYSSSVYTLVLCSRGRYRLRISSLPSFVIYVVHKQE; via the exons ATGGAGAGGCCAAGAGCCCCTCCTTCTCCCTTGACCGATTTGGAGCCGTTAAGTGAACGCAGGTCCCTTGAGGTCTTCAACCTCTCATCAAAGCCTCAGGATGGCAACGGCAAAGGCGGCAGCAGCAGCAGTAAGTGGATGGAGTTTCAAGACTCTGCAAAGATAAGGGAGAGAACCGCTGAGTGGGGATTATCAGCTGTTAAGCCGGCGGAGTCAGGAGAAGAAGGCATTAGCTTCAAGCTGTCTACTGAAGTGGAACGAAGCAAGATGTCTAGGAGGTCATCGGAAGAATCAACATCTTCTGAAACTGGAGCCTTCCCTAGAGTGTCCCAGGAGCTCAAGACGGCTTTATCTACTTTGCAGCAGACCTTTGTTGTCTCTGACGCCACACAGCCACACTGTCCCATTGTGTATGCCAGCAGTGGATTCTTCACCATGACCGGTTATACTTCCAAGGAGATTGTAGGAAGAAACTG CCGGTTTCTGCAAGGGCCGGACACAGACCAGAAAGAGGTTGCCAAAATCAGAGATTGTGTCAAGAATGGAAAGAGTTACTGTGGAAGGCTCTTAAACTACAAAAAGGATGGAACTCCCTTCTGGAATCTTCTCACAATCACTCCTATTAAGGACGACCAAGGCAACACCATCAAGTTCATTGG GATGCAGGTTGAAGTAAGCAAATACACAGAAGGCGTAAACGATAAAGCATTGAGGCCTAATGGACTCTCCAAATCCCTTATCCGATATGATG CTCGCCAGAAGGAGAACGCTTTGGATTCCATGACAGAGGTGGTGCAAACAATAAGACATCGCAAGTCTCAAGTGCGAGACTCCGTGAGCAATGATGTTATGTTTAAGCCAGATAGTGCTACTACTACACCTGGTAGACAAGCTATACAATCAGATGAGGCTTCAAAGCCAGCCACAACACCCGGACGTGTTTCTACTCCAGCGAG GTCAAAGAGCAAATCACTTAGCTCGAATAAAAAGCATGAAGATGTTCCTAGTGTGGAGCCTGAAGAGCTGATGTTGAGCACAGAAGTTATAGAGCCGAGAGAAAGTTGGGACCGTTTAGAAAGAGAAAAGGATATACGCCAAGGGATTGATCTAGCCACCACTCTTGAGCGCATAGAGAAGAACTTCGTCATCAGTGATCCTCGTCTTCCTGATAATCCCATT ATATTTGCGTCAGACAGCTTTCTCGAACTGACAGAGTACACACGTGAGGAAATTTTGGGGAGGAATTGTCG GTTTCTTCAGGGGCCAGAGACAGATCAGGCAACTGTCCAGAAGATAAGAGACGCAATTAGAGATCAGAGAGAGATTACTGTACAGTTGATAAACTACACTAAGAGCG GAAAGAAGTTCTGGAACTTATTCCACTTGCAACCTATGCGTGATCAGAAG GGAGAGCTTCAATACTTCATAGGTGTGCAGCTTGATGGAAGCGATCATGTGGAACCCATCCGAAATCGTTTGTCTGAGAGAACAGAGATGCAGAGTTCTAAACTG GTGAAAGCTACAGCAACAAATGTAGATGAAGCTGTCAGAGAACTTCCAGATGCTAATATG ACGCCGGAAGACCTGTGGGCTGCACACTCAAAGGCTGTCTATCCTCTGCCTCACAAAAGGGAAAGTACTTCCTGGAAAGCAATACGGAAG ATCCAAGAGGGTGGAGAAACAGTGGGACTACATCATTTCAAACCAGTAAAACCATTGGGGTCTGGTGATACTGGCAG TGTCCATTTGGTTGAACTGAAAGGTACAGGTGAGTTATATGCCATGAAGGCAATGGAGAAAACCATGATGTTGAATCGTAACAAG GCTCACCGAGCACGCATCGAAAGGGAAATCATTTCCCTTCTGGATCATCCTTTCCTTCCCACTCTCTACGCTTCCTTTCAG ACATCTACACATGTTTGTTTGATTACAGACTTCTGCCCCGGTGGAGAGTTGTTTGCATTGCTTGACAGACAACCCATGAAGTTTTTGTCAGAGGAATCAGCAAGGTACCCCTATTCTTCTTCAGTGTATACACTG GTTCTATGCAGCA
- the LOC108847408 gene encoding phototropin-2 isoform X3 — protein sequence MERPRAPPSPLTDLEPLSERRSLEVFNLSSKPQDGNGKGGSSSSKWMEFQDSAKIRERTAEWGLSAVKPAESGEEGISFKLSTEVERSKMSRRSSEESTSSETGAFPRVSQELKTALSTLQQTFVVSDATQPHCPIVYASSGFFTMTGYTSKEIVGRNCRFLQGPDTDQKEVAKIRDCVKNGKSYCGRLLNYKKDGTPFWNLLTITPIKDDQGNTIKFIGMQVEVSKYTEGVNDKALRPNGLSKSLIRYDARQKENALDSMTEVVQTIRHRKSQVRDSVSNDVMFKPDSATTTPGRQAIQSDEASKPATTPGRVSTPARSKSKSLSSNKKHEDVPSVEPEELMLSTEVIEPRESWDRLEREKDIRQGIDLATTLERIEKNFVISDPRLPDNPIIFASDSFLELTEYTREEILGRNCRFLQGPETDQATVQKIRDAIRDQREITVQLINYTKSGKKFWNLFHLQPMRDQKGELQYFIGVQLDGSDHVEPIRNRLSERTEMQSSKLVKATATNVDEAVRELPDANMTPEDLWAAHSKAVYPLPHKRESTSWKAIRKIQEGGETVGLHHFKPVKPLGSGDTGSVHLVELKGTGELYAMKAMEKTMMLNRNKAHRARIEREIISLLDHPFLPTLYASFQTSTHVCLITDFCPGGELFALLDRQPMKFLSEESARYPYSSSVYTLVLCSRGRYRLRISSLPRNSIPRPKA from the exons ATGGAGAGGCCAAGAGCCCCTCCTTCTCCCTTGACCGATTTGGAGCCGTTAAGTGAACGCAGGTCCCTTGAGGTCTTCAACCTCTCATCAAAGCCTCAGGATGGCAACGGCAAAGGCGGCAGCAGCAGCAGTAAGTGGATGGAGTTTCAAGACTCTGCAAAGATAAGGGAGAGAACCGCTGAGTGGGGATTATCAGCTGTTAAGCCGGCGGAGTCAGGAGAAGAAGGCATTAGCTTCAAGCTGTCTACTGAAGTGGAACGAAGCAAGATGTCTAGGAGGTCATCGGAAGAATCAACATCTTCTGAAACTGGAGCCTTCCCTAGAGTGTCCCAGGAGCTCAAGACGGCTTTATCTACTTTGCAGCAGACCTTTGTTGTCTCTGACGCCACACAGCCACACTGTCCCATTGTGTATGCCAGCAGTGGATTCTTCACCATGACCGGTTATACTTCCAAGGAGATTGTAGGAAGAAACTG CCGGTTTCTGCAAGGGCCGGACACAGACCAGAAAGAGGTTGCCAAAATCAGAGATTGTGTCAAGAATGGAAAGAGTTACTGTGGAAGGCTCTTAAACTACAAAAAGGATGGAACTCCCTTCTGGAATCTTCTCACAATCACTCCTATTAAGGACGACCAAGGCAACACCATCAAGTTCATTGG GATGCAGGTTGAAGTAAGCAAATACACAGAAGGCGTAAACGATAAAGCATTGAGGCCTAATGGACTCTCCAAATCCCTTATCCGATATGATG CTCGCCAGAAGGAGAACGCTTTGGATTCCATGACAGAGGTGGTGCAAACAATAAGACATCGCAAGTCTCAAGTGCGAGACTCCGTGAGCAATGATGTTATGTTTAAGCCAGATAGTGCTACTACTACACCTGGTAGACAAGCTATACAATCAGATGAGGCTTCAAAGCCAGCCACAACACCCGGACGTGTTTCTACTCCAGCGAG GTCAAAGAGCAAATCACTTAGCTCGAATAAAAAGCATGAAGATGTTCCTAGTGTGGAGCCTGAAGAGCTGATGTTGAGCACAGAAGTTATAGAGCCGAGAGAAAGTTGGGACCGTTTAGAAAGAGAAAAGGATATACGCCAAGGGATTGATCTAGCCACCACTCTTGAGCGCATAGAGAAGAACTTCGTCATCAGTGATCCTCGTCTTCCTGATAATCCCATT ATATTTGCGTCAGACAGCTTTCTCGAACTGACAGAGTACACACGTGAGGAAATTTTGGGGAGGAATTGTCG GTTTCTTCAGGGGCCAGAGACAGATCAGGCAACTGTCCAGAAGATAAGAGACGCAATTAGAGATCAGAGAGAGATTACTGTACAGTTGATAAACTACACTAAGAGCG GAAAGAAGTTCTGGAACTTATTCCACTTGCAACCTATGCGTGATCAGAAG GGAGAGCTTCAATACTTCATAGGTGTGCAGCTTGATGGAAGCGATCATGTGGAACCCATCCGAAATCGTTTGTCTGAGAGAACAGAGATGCAGAGTTCTAAACTG GTGAAAGCTACAGCAACAAATGTAGATGAAGCTGTCAGAGAACTTCCAGATGCTAATATG ACGCCGGAAGACCTGTGGGCTGCACACTCAAAGGCTGTCTATCCTCTGCCTCACAAAAGGGAAAGTACTTCCTGGAAAGCAATACGGAAG ATCCAAGAGGGTGGAGAAACAGTGGGACTACATCATTTCAAACCAGTAAAACCATTGGGGTCTGGTGATACTGGCAG TGTCCATTTGGTTGAACTGAAAGGTACAGGTGAGTTATATGCCATGAAGGCAATGGAGAAAACCATGATGTTGAATCGTAACAAG GCTCACCGAGCACGCATCGAAAGGGAAATCATTTCCCTTCTGGATCATCCTTTCCTTCCCACTCTCTACGCTTCCTTTCAG ACATCTACACATGTTTGTTTGATTACAGACTTCTGCCCCGGTGGAGAGTTGTTTGCATTGCTTGACAGACAACCCATGAAGTTTTTGTCAGAGGAATCAGCAAGGTACCCCTATTCTTCTTCAGTGTATACACTG GTTCTATGCAGCA
- the LOC108847408 gene encoding phototropin-2 isoform X4, with protein sequence MERPRAPPSPLTDLEPLSERRSLEVFNLSSKPQDGNGKGGSSSSKWMEFQDSAKIRERTAEWGLSAVKPAESGEEGISFKLSTEVERSKMSRRSSEESTSSETGAFPRVSQELKTALSTLQQTFVVSDATQPHCPIVYASSGFFTMTGYTSKEIVGRNCRFLQGPDTDQKEVAKIRDCVKNGKSYCGRLLNYKKDGTPFWNLLTITPIKDDQGNTIKFIGMQVEVSKYTEGVNDKALRPNGLSKSLIRYDARQKENALDSMTEVVQTIRHRKSQVRDSVSNDVMFKPDSATTTPGRQAIQSDEASKPATTPGRVSTPARSKSKSLSSNKKHEDVPSVEPEELMLSTEVIEPRESWDRLEREKDIRQGIDLATTLERIEKNFVISDPRLPDNPIIFASDSFLELTEYTREEILGRNCRFLQGPETDQATVQKIRDAIRDQREITVQLINYTKSGKKFWNLFHLQPMRDQKGELQYFIGVQLDGSDHVEPIRNRLSERTEMQSSKLVKATATNVDEAVRELPDANMTPEDLWAAHSKAVYPLPHKRESTSWKAIRKIQEGGETVGLHHFKPVKPLGSGDTGSVHLVELKGTGELYAMKAMEKTMMLNRNKAHRARIEREIISLLDHPFLPTLYASFQTSTHVCLITDFCPGGELFALLDRQPMKFLSEESARFYAAEVVIGLEYLHCLVSLYMWSINRNSIPRPKA encoded by the exons ATGGAGAGGCCAAGAGCCCCTCCTTCTCCCTTGACCGATTTGGAGCCGTTAAGTGAACGCAGGTCCCTTGAGGTCTTCAACCTCTCATCAAAGCCTCAGGATGGCAACGGCAAAGGCGGCAGCAGCAGCAGTAAGTGGATGGAGTTTCAAGACTCTGCAAAGATAAGGGAGAGAACCGCTGAGTGGGGATTATCAGCTGTTAAGCCGGCGGAGTCAGGAGAAGAAGGCATTAGCTTCAAGCTGTCTACTGAAGTGGAACGAAGCAAGATGTCTAGGAGGTCATCGGAAGAATCAACATCTTCTGAAACTGGAGCCTTCCCTAGAGTGTCCCAGGAGCTCAAGACGGCTTTATCTACTTTGCAGCAGACCTTTGTTGTCTCTGACGCCACACAGCCACACTGTCCCATTGTGTATGCCAGCAGTGGATTCTTCACCATGACCGGTTATACTTCCAAGGAGATTGTAGGAAGAAACTG CCGGTTTCTGCAAGGGCCGGACACAGACCAGAAAGAGGTTGCCAAAATCAGAGATTGTGTCAAGAATGGAAAGAGTTACTGTGGAAGGCTCTTAAACTACAAAAAGGATGGAACTCCCTTCTGGAATCTTCTCACAATCACTCCTATTAAGGACGACCAAGGCAACACCATCAAGTTCATTGG GATGCAGGTTGAAGTAAGCAAATACACAGAAGGCGTAAACGATAAAGCATTGAGGCCTAATGGACTCTCCAAATCCCTTATCCGATATGATG CTCGCCAGAAGGAGAACGCTTTGGATTCCATGACAGAGGTGGTGCAAACAATAAGACATCGCAAGTCTCAAGTGCGAGACTCCGTGAGCAATGATGTTATGTTTAAGCCAGATAGTGCTACTACTACACCTGGTAGACAAGCTATACAATCAGATGAGGCTTCAAAGCCAGCCACAACACCCGGACGTGTTTCTACTCCAGCGAG GTCAAAGAGCAAATCACTTAGCTCGAATAAAAAGCATGAAGATGTTCCTAGTGTGGAGCCTGAAGAGCTGATGTTGAGCACAGAAGTTATAGAGCCGAGAGAAAGTTGGGACCGTTTAGAAAGAGAAAAGGATATACGCCAAGGGATTGATCTAGCCACCACTCTTGAGCGCATAGAGAAGAACTTCGTCATCAGTGATCCTCGTCTTCCTGATAATCCCATT ATATTTGCGTCAGACAGCTTTCTCGAACTGACAGAGTACACACGTGAGGAAATTTTGGGGAGGAATTGTCG GTTTCTTCAGGGGCCAGAGACAGATCAGGCAACTGTCCAGAAGATAAGAGACGCAATTAGAGATCAGAGAGAGATTACTGTACAGTTGATAAACTACACTAAGAGCG GAAAGAAGTTCTGGAACTTATTCCACTTGCAACCTATGCGTGATCAGAAG GGAGAGCTTCAATACTTCATAGGTGTGCAGCTTGATGGAAGCGATCATGTGGAACCCATCCGAAATCGTTTGTCTGAGAGAACAGAGATGCAGAGTTCTAAACTG GTGAAAGCTACAGCAACAAATGTAGATGAAGCTGTCAGAGAACTTCCAGATGCTAATATG ACGCCGGAAGACCTGTGGGCTGCACACTCAAAGGCTGTCTATCCTCTGCCTCACAAAAGGGAAAGTACTTCCTGGAAAGCAATACGGAAG ATCCAAGAGGGTGGAGAAACAGTGGGACTACATCATTTCAAACCAGTAAAACCATTGGGGTCTGGTGATACTGGCAG TGTCCATTTGGTTGAACTGAAAGGTACAGGTGAGTTATATGCCATGAAGGCAATGGAGAAAACCATGATGTTGAATCGTAACAAG GCTCACCGAGCACGCATCGAAAGGGAAATCATTTCCCTTCTGGATCATCCTTTCCTTCCCACTCTCTACGCTTCCTTTCAG ACATCTACACATGTTTGTTTGATTACAGACTTCTGCCCCGGTGGAGAGTTGTTTGCATTGCTTGACAGACAACCCATGAAGTTTTTGTCAGAGGAATCAGCAAG GTTCTATGCAGCA